The following coding sequences lie in one Catharus ustulatus isolate bCatUst1 chromosome 5, bCatUst1.pri.v2, whole genome shotgun sequence genomic window:
- the PDGFRL gene encoding platelet-derived growth factor receptor-like protein: MRLWVLLSLLLLQQALPHVIAKSKRPKEPGENKIKPVNKKVKPRTPKMKERESVDSSLKSQSILTQVMDKGNFQKLAATLSLAAGQSIELRCKGSNVTWKYPSYLDTFKDSRLSVKQLDRYSQLILANSTAADTGEYSCWLQLCNGNKCRKDETKTGSTYIFFTDKEELFVPTPSYFEIVYLNPDKPAVIPCRVTTPSAKVTLHREFPAEEIETDGTDIIYDAKKGFVFQHPTSDHKGIVYCKAESQGAPQISIKYHLLYVEVPKGPPSATIAVSSSRARFSDRVRVVCSVLGEPDVDVNFKWQYPGQESRRPVITQNFWRLINRGIGHTTRISKSVLLVEDFEDIDAGNYVCIAQNLQGETTVATKVELK, translated from the exons TAATTGCAAAGAGTAAGCGTCCTAAAGAAcctggagaaaacaaaattaagccTGTTAACAAGAAAGTAAAACCCAGGACTCCCAAAATGAAGGAGAGAGAATCTGTGGACTCCTCTTTGAAGTCCCAATCCATACTGACACAGGTGATGGATAAAGGTAATTTCCAGAAACTAGCTGCCACCTTaagcctggctgcaggacaaAGCATAGAACTGCGATGTAAGGGGAGTAATGTTACTTGGAAATATCCTTCTTATTTAGACACCTTTAAAGACTCCAGACTCAG cGTAAAGCAGCTTGACAGGTATAGTCAGCTGATCCTTGCAAACTCCACTGCAGCAGACACAGGTGAATACAGCTGCTGGCTTCAGCTGTGCAATGGTAACAAATGCAGGAAGGATGAGACTAAAACAGGGTCAACATACATCTTTTTCACAG ACAAAGAGGAACTTTTTGTACCTACTCCCAGTTATTTTGAGATTGTCTACCTGAACCCAGATAAGCCTGCAGTCATCCCATGCCGTGTTACTACTCCTTCAGCAAAAGTGACTCTTCACAGGGAATTTCCAGCAGAAGAAATTGAGACAGATGGAACTGATATTATTTATGATGCAAAGAAGGGTTTTGTCTTCCAGCACCCTACTTCTGATCATAAAGGTATTGTCTACTGCAAAGCAGAGTCACAGGGAGCACCTCAGATTTCCATCAAGTATCACCTACTGTATGTGGAAG ttCCCAAGGGCCCACCCTCAGCCACAATTGCGGTGTCATCCAGTAGGGCCAGATTCAGTGACAGAGTTCGTGTCGTCTGCTCAGTCCTCGGGGAGCCAGATGTGGATGTGAACTTCAAGTGGCAGTATCCAGGGCAAGAG tccAGGAGGCCTGTGATTACTCAAAACTTCTGGAGATTGATAAACAGAGGAATTGGACATACTACAAGAATCTCAAAGAGTGTTCTTCTTGTGGAGGATTTTGAAGACATAGATGCGGGAAACTATGTTTGCATAGCTCAGAACCTACAAGGAGAAACAACAGTAGCTACCAAAGTTGAACTAAAGTGA